One segment of Rosa chinensis cultivar Old Blush chromosome 6, RchiOBHm-V2, whole genome shotgun sequence DNA contains the following:
- the LOC112172579 gene encoding uncharacterized protein LOC112172579 isoform X1 produces the protein MDDLDFEPTGPVRVAGRFRPKAKPKSTKVACTAAASDLPNVVTENSIPVSSTVSDTVPSAISVDVGELKLTHPVGSSSEISGSLELSGNNEHLCSSVLSFDGDRATKPSESAAADTLQQSVMVAASNGSDGSHSVFGKSAGENADIFSGLECLDNFLTQTTSGTVPASGKSPDKVNGEKCGAPTHCSIESSAFLACDVADAQTVSDFCATQDPVSCTEAAMSNKHGEFRLETKEFEALDDVSEAPISTGRHAGKFQPKLQVKKGKENPNIPHSEVESTTLAACENFGTGEMDDSSLCTIPPGDVHDHISPTFGDSIAPNPTPNFQENAESLAEITQLDEAVFGDAAHSEGVCGRGHKSGNGKESTASNHPQKRKGSAADEAKDGTSSRKSRKRLPRQQVDEPGNNTNEDSFIAENSNDFDGNEDKKHNTERRKRAPRKSKIPASENEKPVQKRKRTKKAPDEPTEELTKKKFSHSTRRNRRHVDKSLLEIPEDDIDPQKVPMKDLIRLREYRERLAIKEAAKLKTPASNQSAYDEFHNEEENFGFEQDRSSGEDQAGYRDRVSTSSSSFNYQSFMNKERPSKWNEQDTELFYEGIEQFGSDFGMIAQLFPGRTRNQIKLKFKKEDRQNPIRMNEAFRRHSKDNSKYVLVINELQKVAREKQESNADESNDQEEVELTHDNDGGVTKPEWDKIEDMETDVAAEVQQEEAAVVHSPMKSDQIDGGDSFSGWDDDF, from the exons ATGGATGATCTTGATTTTGAGCCTACTGGACCTG TTCGTGTTGCTGGCAGATTTCGGCCCAAGGCAAAGCCCAAGTCTACGAAAGTAGCGTGCACAGCAGCTGCTTCTGATCTCCCTAATGTTGTAACAGAAAATTCCATCCCAGTGTCTAGCACTGTCTCGGATACTGTCCCATCTGCTATATCTGTTGATGTTGGAGAGCTTAAACTGACGCATCCGGTTGGTTCGTCCTCAGAGATCTCAGGAAGCCTAGAGCTATCAGGAAACAATGAGCATTTATGCTCAAGTGTCCTGTCCTTTGATGGTGACAGAGCTACCAAGCCTTCCGAATCAGCTGCAGCAGATACTTTGCAACAATCAGTTATGGTAGCAGCTTCTAATGGTAGCGACGGTTCACactctgtctttggaaaatcaGCCGGTGAG AATGCAGACATATTCTCAGGATTGGAATGTCTTGACAATTTCCTCACCCAAACTACAAGTGGTACTG TGCCCGCTTCTGGAAAATCCCCTGACAAGGTCAATGGGGAAAAGTGTGGTGCTCCAACACATTGTTCTATAGAATCTTCAGCATTCTTAGCATGTGATGTTGCAGACGCTCAAACTGTTTCTGATTTTTGTGCAACCCAAGATCCAGTATCCTGCACAGAAGCTGCTATGTCCAACAAACATGGTGAATTCCGGTTAGAAACAAAG GAGTTTGAAGCTTTAGATGATGTGTCTGAGGCTCCCATTTCAACTG GACGCCATGCTGGAAAATTTCAACCCAAGCTTCAAgtgaagaaaggaaaagagaatcCAAACATCCCTCACTCTGAAGTTGAGTCCACCACACTTGCAGCTTGTGAAAATTTCGGAACGGGTGAAATGGATGACAGCTCACTTTGTACCATTCCGCCAGGAGATGTTCATGATCACATATCTCCCACTTTTGGTGATTCTATAGCCCCAAATCCAACCCCCAATTTCCAAGAAAATGCAGAAAGCCTTGCAGAAATTACTCAGTTAGATGAGGCTGTTTTTGGGGATGCTGCCCATTCAGAGGGTGTTTGTGGGAGG GGTCACAAGAGTGGAAATGGAAAAGAGTCTACAGCATCAAATCATCCTCAGAAGCGCAAAGGTTCAGCAGCTGATGAGGCTAAAGATGGGACATCATCCAGGAAGTCAAGGAAGCGGTTACCCCGTCAACAAGTTGATGAGCCAGGGAACAATACTAATGAGGACAGCTTCATTGCTGAAAATTCTAATGATTTTGATGGCAATGAAGATAAGAAGCATAATACAGAACGGAGAAAAAGAGCCCCAAGAAAGTCCAAGATACCTGCATCTGAAAATGAAAAACCAGTTCAAAAGCGCAAAAGGACCAAGAAAGCACCTGATGAACCAACCGAAGAACTGACCAAAAAGAAGTTCTCCCATTCAACTCGTAGAAATAGAAGACATG TGGACAAGTCTTTGCTCGAAATCCCAGAGGATGACATTGATCCTCAAAAAGTGCCTATGAAGGATCTTATTCGGCTAAGAGAGTATAGGGAGCGCTTGGCG ATTAAAGAGGCAGCCAAGTTGAAAACTCCAGCGTCCAATCAAAG TGCTTATGATGAGTTTCATAATGAAGAGGAGAACTTTGGTTTCGAACAGGACAGAAGCTCTGGTGAAGATCAAGCAGGTTACAGGGATAGGGTTAGCACAAGTTCCTCTAGCTTCAATTACCAGTCCTTTATGAACAAAGAACGCCCTTCAAAATGGAATGAACAAGACACGGAACTTTTCTATGAG ggtattgagcAGTTCGGATCCGATTTTGGTATGATCGCACAACTTTTTCCTGGTCGAACACGTAATCAAATCAAGTTGAAGTTCAAGAAGGAAGATCGTCAAAATCCAATACGTATGAATGAAGCCTTTCGCCGTCATTCCAAAG acaaTTCCAAATATGTTTTGGTGATTAATGAGCTGCAAAAAGTTGCTCGGGAAAAGCAGGAGTCTAACGCAGATGAGTCGAATGACCAGGAGGAGGTAGAGCTGACTCATGATAACGAT GGGGGAGTGACAAAACCTGAGTGGGATAAAATTGAAGATATGGAAACCGATGTTGCTGCCGAAGTTCAGCAGGAGGAAGCTGCTGTTGTTCATAGTCCCATGAAGTCTGATCAAATTGATGGTGGTGACAGTTTCAGCGGTTGGGATGATGATTTTTAG
- the LOC112171044 gene encoding uncharacterized protein LOC112171044: MSLINSIVYDYIQEFKTLDLVSEAPISIGRHAGKFQPKLRVKKGKENPNIPHSEVESTTLAACENFGTGEMDESSLCTIPPGDVHDHINPTFGDSIAPNPTPNFQENAESLAEITQLDEAVFGDAAHSEGVCGRGHKSGNGKASTVSNHPQKRKGSAADEAKDGTSSRKSRKRLPRQQVDEPGNNTNEGSFNAENSSDFDGNEDRENNTEQRKRAPRKSKIPVSENEKPVKKRKSTKKAPDQPTEDPTKKKFSHSTRRNRRHVDKSLLEIPEDEIDPQKVPMKDLIRLREYRERLAIKEAAKLKTPASNHSYLSCYI; this comes from the exons ATGTCTCTGATTAATAGTATCGTTTATGATTACATTCAGGAGTTTAAAACTTTAGATCTTGTGTCTGAGGCTCCCATTTCAATTG GACGCCATGCTGGAAAATTTCAACCCAAGCTTAGAgtgaagaaaggaaaagagaatcCAAACATCCCTCACTCTGAAGTTGAGTCCACCACACTTGCAGCTTGTGAAAATTTCGGAACGGGTGAAATGGATGAGAGCTCACTTTGTACCATTCCGCCAGGAGATGTTCATGATCACATAAATCCCACTTTTGGTGATTCTATAGCCCCAAATCCAACCCCCAATTTCCAAGAAAATGCAGAAAGCCTTGCAGAAATTACTCAGTTAGATGAGGCTGTTTTTGGGGATGCTGCCCATTCTGAGGGTGTTTGTGGGAGG GGTCACAAGAGTGGAAATGGAAAAGCTTCTACAGTATCAAATCATCCTCAGAAGCGCAAAGGTTCAGCAGCTGATGAGGCTAAAGATGGGACATCATCCAGGAAGTCAAGGAAGCGGTTACCCCGTCAACAAGTTGATGAGCCAGGGAACAACACTAACGAGGGCAGCTTCAATGCTGAAAATTCTAGTGATTTTGATGGCAATGAAGATAGGGAGAATAATACAGAACAGAGAAAAAGAGCCCCAAGAAAGTCCAAGATACCTGTATCTGAAAATGAAAAACCAGTTAAAAAGCGTAAAAGCACCAAGAAAGCACCTGATCAACCAACCGAAGACCCGACCAAAAAGAAGTTCTCCCATTCAACTCGTAGAAATAGAAGACATG TGGACAAGTCTTTGCTTGAGATCCCAGAGGATGAAATTGATCCTCAAAAAGTGCCTATGAAGGATCTTATTCGGCTAAGAGAGTATAGGGAGCGCTTAGCG ATTAAAGAGGCAGCAAAGTTGAAAACTCCAGCGTCCAATCATAGTTACTTGAGTTGTTATATATAA
- the LOC112171043 gene encoding transcription factor TFIIIB component B''-like, which translates to MKKERRVKWNEQDTKLLYEGIEQFGSDFRMIALLFPGRTRDQIKLKFKKEDRHNRLRINEAFPGRSKDNSKYVLVINELQKVAREKQESNADESNNDQEEVELTHGGVTKPELDKIEDMETDVAAEVQQEEAAVTEVHSLMKSDQSDDGDGFSGWDDEF; encoded by the exons ATGAAGAAAGAACGCCGTGTAAAATGGAATGAACAAGACACGAAACTTTTGTATGAG ggtattgagcAGTTCGGATCCGATTTTAGAATGATCGCACTACTTTTTCCTGGTCGAACACGTGATCAAATCAAGTTGAAGTTCAAGAAGGAAGATCGTCACAATCGATTACGTATCAATGAAGCCTTTCCCGGTCGTTCCAAAG acaaTTCCAAATATGTTTTGGTGATTAATGAGCTGCAAAAAGTTGCTCGGGAAAAGCAGGAGTCTAATGCAGATGAGTCGAATAATGACCAGGAGGAGGTAGAGCTGACTCAT GGGGGAGTGACAAAACCTGAGTTGGATAAAATTGAAGATATGGAAACCGATGTTGCTGCCGAAGTTCAACAGGAGGAAGCTGCTGTTACTGAAGTTCATAGTCTCATGAAGTCTGATCAAAGTGATGATGGTGACGGTTTCAGCGGTTGGGATGATGAGTTTTAG
- the LOC112172579 gene encoding uncharacterized protein LOC112172579 isoform X2 → MDDLDFEPTGPVRVAGRFRPKAKPKSTKVACTAAASDLPNVVTENSIPVSSTVSDTVPSAISVDVGELKLTHPVGSSSEISGSLELSGNNEHLCSSVLSFDGDRATKPSESAAADTLQQSVMVAASNGSDGSHSVFGKSAGENADIFSGLECLDNFLTQTTSGTVPASGKSPDKVNGEKCGAPTHCSIESSAFLACDVADAQTVSDFCATQDPVSCTEAAMSNKHGEFRLETKEFEALDDVSEAPISTGRHAGKFQPKLQVKKGKENPNIPHSEVESTTLAACENFGTGEMDDSSLCTIPPGDVHDHISPTFGDSIAPNPTPNFQENAESLAEITQLDEAVFGDAAHSEGVCGRGHKSGNGKESTASNHPQKRKGSAADEAKDGTSSRKSRKRLPRQQVDEPGNNTNEDSFIAENSNDFDGNEDKKHNTERRKRAPRKSKIPASENEKPVQKRKRTKKAPDEPTEELTKKKFSHSTRRNRRHVDKSLLEIPEDDIDPQKVPMKDLIRLREYRERLAIKEAAKLKTPASNQSAYDEFHNEEENFGFEQDRSSGEDQAGYRDRVSTSSSSFNYQSFMNKERPSKWNEQDTELFYEGIEQFGSDFGMIAQLFPGRTRNQIKLKFKKEDRQNPIRMNEAFRRHSKGEILDLLFTVCLSLYLLPLLNK, encoded by the exons ATGGATGATCTTGATTTTGAGCCTACTGGACCTG TTCGTGTTGCTGGCAGATTTCGGCCCAAGGCAAAGCCCAAGTCTACGAAAGTAGCGTGCACAGCAGCTGCTTCTGATCTCCCTAATGTTGTAACAGAAAATTCCATCCCAGTGTCTAGCACTGTCTCGGATACTGTCCCATCTGCTATATCTGTTGATGTTGGAGAGCTTAAACTGACGCATCCGGTTGGTTCGTCCTCAGAGATCTCAGGAAGCCTAGAGCTATCAGGAAACAATGAGCATTTATGCTCAAGTGTCCTGTCCTTTGATGGTGACAGAGCTACCAAGCCTTCCGAATCAGCTGCAGCAGATACTTTGCAACAATCAGTTATGGTAGCAGCTTCTAATGGTAGCGACGGTTCACactctgtctttggaaaatcaGCCGGTGAG AATGCAGACATATTCTCAGGATTGGAATGTCTTGACAATTTCCTCACCCAAACTACAAGTGGTACTG TGCCCGCTTCTGGAAAATCCCCTGACAAGGTCAATGGGGAAAAGTGTGGTGCTCCAACACATTGTTCTATAGAATCTTCAGCATTCTTAGCATGTGATGTTGCAGACGCTCAAACTGTTTCTGATTTTTGTGCAACCCAAGATCCAGTATCCTGCACAGAAGCTGCTATGTCCAACAAACATGGTGAATTCCGGTTAGAAACAAAG GAGTTTGAAGCTTTAGATGATGTGTCTGAGGCTCCCATTTCAACTG GACGCCATGCTGGAAAATTTCAACCCAAGCTTCAAgtgaagaaaggaaaagagaatcCAAACATCCCTCACTCTGAAGTTGAGTCCACCACACTTGCAGCTTGTGAAAATTTCGGAACGGGTGAAATGGATGACAGCTCACTTTGTACCATTCCGCCAGGAGATGTTCATGATCACATATCTCCCACTTTTGGTGATTCTATAGCCCCAAATCCAACCCCCAATTTCCAAGAAAATGCAGAAAGCCTTGCAGAAATTACTCAGTTAGATGAGGCTGTTTTTGGGGATGCTGCCCATTCAGAGGGTGTTTGTGGGAGG GGTCACAAGAGTGGAAATGGAAAAGAGTCTACAGCATCAAATCATCCTCAGAAGCGCAAAGGTTCAGCAGCTGATGAGGCTAAAGATGGGACATCATCCAGGAAGTCAAGGAAGCGGTTACCCCGTCAACAAGTTGATGAGCCAGGGAACAATACTAATGAGGACAGCTTCATTGCTGAAAATTCTAATGATTTTGATGGCAATGAAGATAAGAAGCATAATACAGAACGGAGAAAAAGAGCCCCAAGAAAGTCCAAGATACCTGCATCTGAAAATGAAAAACCAGTTCAAAAGCGCAAAAGGACCAAGAAAGCACCTGATGAACCAACCGAAGAACTGACCAAAAAGAAGTTCTCCCATTCAACTCGTAGAAATAGAAGACATG TGGACAAGTCTTTGCTCGAAATCCCAGAGGATGACATTGATCCTCAAAAAGTGCCTATGAAGGATCTTATTCGGCTAAGAGAGTATAGGGAGCGCTTGGCG ATTAAAGAGGCAGCCAAGTTGAAAACTCCAGCGTCCAATCAAAG TGCTTATGATGAGTTTCATAATGAAGAGGAGAACTTTGGTTTCGAACAGGACAGAAGCTCTGGTGAAGATCAAGCAGGTTACAGGGATAGGGTTAGCACAAGTTCCTCTAGCTTCAATTACCAGTCCTTTATGAACAAAGAACGCCCTTCAAAATGGAATGAACAAGACACGGAACTTTTCTATGAG ggtattgagcAGTTCGGATCCGATTTTGGTATGATCGCACAACTTTTTCCTGGTCGAACACGTAATCAAATCAAGTTGAAGTTCAAGAAGGAAGATCGTCAAAATCCAATACGTATGAATGAAGCCTTTCGCCGTCATTCCAAAGGTGAAATCCTGGATTTGTTATTTACTGTGTGTCTCTCCCTTTATTTGCTACCACTTCTTAATAAATAA